The Acetomicrobium thermoterrenum DSM 13490 DNA segment TGCCGGAGAAATTCGATATCACCTATATAGGTCCGGATGGAGAACCTCACAGGCCGGTTATGATACACAGGACGGTGCTTGGAAGCCTGGAGAGGTTTCTCGGTATATTGATAGAGCAGTACGCAGGAGCTTTTCCGTACTGGCTCGCCCCCGTTCAGGTCAAGATATTGCCTGTATCGGATGAACATTTGACATATGCCAAAAACGTGGCCTCTCTTTTGCAAAAACAGGACGTTAGAGTCGAGGTGGATCGCAAGGAGGGGACACTGGGCAAAAAAATACGGGATGCCCAGATGCAAAAAACTCCTTATATGATAATCATCGGCAATCGTGAAGTCGAAAATGAGGTGGTTTCAGTTAGGGATCGGAGCAAGGGAGATCTGGGTAGTATGAGCTTGGAAGCTCTGAAAGAACTTTTGAGCAACGAATATTACCCTTTGAAAGACGATTTTTAAATAGACTGCGGCTCTATTTCAAATAGTGTGGAAACACTCCGGTGGTAAGAATCCCAACATTATCTTTTTTGTGTAGACCTCTACGTTTCTAAGACCAAAGGAGATTCGTTTTAGCATCTTCACCTTCGTATTACATCCTTCGGTATAGGCATTGGTAGTTTTGTTGTCGAAGTAGTTTAATATAGGCTGT contains these protein-coding regions:
- a CDS encoding transposase, translating into LKGFYWAKERLRDVYRAKEKNEAAKLLDLIIMNLKASDDAELYRWGNTLKRWRQPILNYFDNKTTNAYTEGCNTKVKMLKRISFGLRNVEVYTKKIMLGFLPPECFHTI